One genomic segment of Virgibacillus doumboii includes these proteins:
- a CDS encoding gluconeogenesis factor YvcK family protein, whose amino-acid sequence MSNNKQPNVVVIGGGTGMPVLLRGLKDLPVKLTALVTVADDGGSTGRLRNEMAIPAPGDIRNVIAALSDAEPMLLELFQHRFTIGNGLSGHSMGNLLLAAMTSITGNFYTGIKEISRVLNVKGKIYPISNESMSLHATMEDGTTVSGESNIPLANKKIERVFLSPQPVNPLPNAVRAIKKADLIVIAPGSLYTSIMPNLIIPQIDVALQQTKGKVVYVCNVMTQAGETTGYTAADHVQAISDHIGNGCVDSIVVHNEPINKNVRDVYAEENAAPVVYDTDRLLEMGLQIIESDIINPSRTTLRHDTQKIAKLLHSLIS is encoded by the coding sequence ATGAGTAACAATAAACAGCCGAATGTTGTCGTAATAGGTGGAGGTACAGGGATGCCGGTACTTCTGCGCGGGCTGAAGGATCTGCCTGTAAAATTAACCGCACTTGTAACTGTAGCCGATGATGGTGGAAGCACTGGAAGATTACGAAATGAAATGGCAATTCCTGCACCTGGTGATATTCGCAATGTGATTGCCGCTTTATCTGATGCGGAGCCTATGCTGCTGGAGCTTTTTCAGCACCGTTTTACAATCGGCAATGGCTTATCAGGGCATTCAATGGGAAATTTATTGCTCGCTGCGATGACATCAATTACCGGGAATTTTTATACAGGAATAAAGGAAATATCACGTGTATTAAATGTAAAGGGAAAAATTTATCCGATCTCCAATGAAAGTATGTCATTACATGCGACAATGGAAGATGGAACGACTGTATCAGGCGAATCAAACATCCCGCTTGCCAATAAAAAGATTGAACGTGTTTTTTTAAGTCCACAGCCTGTAAATCCGCTGCCAAATGCTGTACGGGCTATTAAAAAGGCGGACCTGATCGTTATTGCACCCGGAAGTCTTTATACAAGTATTATGCCCAATCTGATCATTCCGCAAATTGATGTGGCACTGCAGCAAACAAAGGGTAAGGTCGTGTATGTTTGCAATGTAATGACACAGGCGGGGGAAACAACCGGTTATACCGCCGCTGATCATGTTCAGGCAATTAGTGATCATATTGGCAACGGCTGTGTTGATTCGATTGTAGTGCACAATGAACCAATTAATAAAAATGTCCGTGATGTATATGCGGAAGAAAACGCAGCCCCGGTAGTTTATGATACCGATCGTTTGTTGGAAATGGGACTGCAAATAATCGAGAGTGACATTATTAATCCATCCAGAACAACTTTACGTCATGACACACAAAAAATAGCGAAATTGCTTCATTCGTTAATCAGTTAA
- the whiA gene encoding DNA-binding protein WhiA has protein sequence MSFASEIKKELTGIELDSCCKYAELAALIRMDGVISMSRQRYTLDVQTENAAIARRIYTLIKSQYSFPVELLVRKKMKLKKNNVYIVRLKKDVQQLLTDLGIMGESHEVVQTIPPKYLEKTCCKKSYLRGAFLAGGSINNPETSSYHLEIYNSYQEHNDALCDLLNDFNLHARKLERKKGYITYLKEAEKITEFLSIIGAHNALFKFEDVRIVRDMRNSVNRLVNCETANLNKTIGAAFRQIENIKLIENTVGLDALPEKLQEIATLRIQHQDVSLKELGELVSTGKISKSGVNHRLKKIDEFAEKIQYDDPLLKSD, from the coding sequence TTGTCATTTGCATCTGAAATAAAAAAAGAACTGACAGGAATCGAACTGGATTCATGCTGTAAATATGCCGAACTCGCTGCACTGATACGCATGGACGGCGTAATATCCATGTCCAGGCAACGGTATACGCTCGATGTTCAAACCGAGAATGCTGCAATCGCACGCCGTATATATACGTTAATAAAATCGCAGTATTCTTTTCCAGTGGAATTACTTGTACGGAAAAAAATGAAATTAAAAAAGAATAATGTTTATATTGTACGACTGAAAAAAGATGTTCAGCAATTGCTGACCGATTTAGGAATAATGGGAGAATCACATGAAGTCGTACAAACCATTCCACCTAAGTACCTGGAAAAAACCTGCTGTAAAAAATCCTATCTGCGCGGTGCTTTCCTTGCAGGAGGGTCGATCAATAACCCGGAAACGTCCTCCTACCATCTGGAAATCTACAATTCGTACCAGGAACACAATGATGCATTGTGTGATTTGCTTAATGACTTTAATCTCCATGCGAGAAAGCTCGAACGGAAAAAGGGCTATATCACATACCTGAAGGAAGCGGAGAAAATCACTGAATTTCTGAGTATAATTGGTGCGCATAACGCATTGTTTAAGTTTGAGGACGTCCGAATTGTCCGTGATATGCGAAATTCAGTGAATCGGCTTGTCAATTGTGAAACAGCTAACTTGAATAAAACGATTGGTGCAGCATTCCGCCAAATTGAAAATATCAAACTGATTGAAAATACGGTTGGACTTGATGCACTTCCGGAAAAACTGCAGGAAATCGCAACTTTACGCATACAGCATCAGGATGTTTCATTAAAAGAATTGGGTGAGCTTGTTTCGACTGGAAAGATTTCCAAGTCAGGAGTGAATCATCGCTTAAAGAAAATCGATGAATTTGCGGAAAAAATCCAGTATGATGATCCTCTGTTAAAAAGTGATTAA
- a CDS encoding HPr family phosphocarrier protein, translating into MVERSVKVELETGLQARPAAQFVQEANRYTANLFLEKDGKRVNAKSIMGLMSLAVNTGETIKLIAEGADEEVALSHLTSFVSKE; encoded by the coding sequence GTGGTTGAGAGATCGGTAAAAGTTGAGCTTGAAACAGGTCTGCAGGCAAGACCGGCTGCCCAGTTTGTTCAGGAAGCTAATCGTTACACGGCAAATTTATTTCTTGAAAAAGACGGGAAACGCGTCAATGCAAAAAGTATAATGGGGCTGATGAGTTTGGCTGTTAATACCGGGGAAACCATAAAATTGATTGCAGAAGGCGCAGATGAAGAAGTTGCACTTAGTCATCTGACATCATTTGTTTCAAAAGAATAG
- the clpP gene encoding ATP-dependent Clp endopeptidase proteolytic subunit ClpP, whose translation MNLIPTVIEQTNRGERAYDIYSRLLKDRIIMLGSGIDDNVANSIVAQLLFLEAEDPDKDISLYINSPGGSITAGMAIYDTMQFIKPNVSTICTGMAASMGAFLLAAGEKGKRYALPNSEVMIHQPLGGTQGQATDIEIHAKRIIQMREKINEILAERTGQPIEVIDRDTDRDNFMSAAKSVEYGLIDKILERNADRK comes from the coding sequence ATGAATTTAATACCTACAGTCATTGAACAGACTAACCGTGGTGAACGCGCATACGATATTTACTCACGATTATTGAAAGACCGCATAATTATGCTTGGAAGTGGCATTGACGATAATGTTGCCAACTCGATAGTCGCACAGTTGCTCTTCCTGGAGGCAGAAGATCCGGATAAGGATATCTCACTTTACATTAACTCTCCGGGCGGGTCAATCACAGCCGGAATGGCAATCTACGATACAATGCAGTTTATCAAACCGAATGTCTCCACAATCTGCACAGGTATGGCAGCATCCATGGGAGCGTTCCTGCTGGCAGCCGGTGAGAAAGGCAAACGGTATGCACTTCCAAACAGTGAAGTAATGATTCACCAGCCACTGGGCGGAACACAAGGTCAGGCAACAGATATCGAAATTCACGCGAAACGGATTATCCAAATGCGTGAAAAAATTAACGAAATTCTTGCTGAACGTACTGGTCAGCCAATTGAAGTAATCGATCGCGATACAGACCGTGATAACTTTATGTCAGCTGCAAAATCAGTAGAGTATGGCTTGATTGACAAGATTTTGGAAAGAAATGCAGATCGTAAATAA
- a CDS encoding response regulator, protein MSTTILIVDDNEDIRYTLKEICDYAEWEIVEAANGKQAVELFTKMEPNLVLLDYHMPDWDGLKTTKELRKHNKSIPIIILTVDERQEIADTFLQAGANDFALKPIKAPDLISRIRINLKIVKLTRNEDNVFVDKGISQSTLHSIKNFLIHQEEPASINEIQKSLPIAYQTVHRYLNYLEGRGEVEIISQYGKQGRPKNKYKLV, encoded by the coding sequence ATGAGCACTACTATATTAATAGTCGATGACAATGAAGATATCCGTTATACACTAAAAGAAATCTGTGACTATGCGGAGTGGGAAATCGTAGAAGCAGCGAATGGAAAACAGGCGGTTGAACTTTTTACAAAAATGGAGCCCAATCTGGTGCTGCTCGATTATCACATGCCGGATTGGGACGGCCTTAAAACGACAAAAGAACTGCGAAAGCATAATAAAAGTATCCCGATCATTATTCTAACAGTTGATGAACGACAGGAAATTGCGGACACTTTTTTACAGGCCGGAGCCAATGATTTTGCCTTAAAGCCAATTAAAGCACCTGATTTGATTTCCAGAATCCGGATTAACCTGAAGATTGTAAAATTAACCAGAAACGAGGATAATGTGTTTGTGGATAAGGGAATCAGTCAATCCACACTGCACTCCATTAAAAACTTTCTAATCCATCAGGAAGAGCCTGCATCAATTAATGAGATACAAAAATCACTACCCATCGCTTACCAGACCGTTCACCGGTATTTAAATTATTTGGAAGGCAGAGGTGAAGTTGAAATAATTTCTCAGTACGGTAAGCAGGGCCGCCCGAAAAACAAGTATAAACTTGTTTAG